In Chryseobacterium gotjawalense, the following are encoded in one genomic region:
- a CDS encoding hydrogen peroxide-inducible genes activator yields MNIQQLEYLIAVDKYKHFGNAAQACFITQPTLSAMIQKFEDEMDVKIFDRTTHPIRTTDVGIHIIIEAKKVVDAINELRSKANLLNNVLAGKLNLGVLPTISGFILPTEIFDFLKTHPKIELNLKEMTTENIIKALKTGELDAGIISTPYAAANEFYHDFLFNEELMIYAADDSTVEKKDSFVVPEDIDVQKVWLLEEGNCLRTQFENICELKENTVKPKNLEFVASNINTLVQLVDKLGGISILPELAVEQLSDQQKKKVKRFRAPFPYREISVIYYKPTYKQKILDELIEFIAGSLNSKLNYNKNPDEFVGIKPQ; encoded by the coding sequence ATGAATATTCAGCAACTGGAATACCTTATCGCAGTCGATAAATATAAGCACTTTGGCAATGCCGCTCAAGCCTGTTTCATTACCCAACCAACATTGAGTGCAATGATTCAAAAGTTTGAGGACGAAATGGATGTTAAAATCTTTGACCGCACCACCCATCCCATCAGAACAACGGATGTAGGAATTCACATTATTATAGAGGCAAAAAAGGTGGTGGATGCTATTAACGAGTTAAGAAGTAAGGCGAATCTTCTCAATAATGTTTTGGCGGGCAAACTTAATTTGGGCGTGCTCCCTACCATTTCCGGATTTATTTTACCCACGGAAATTTTTGACTTTCTAAAAACTCATCCTAAAATTGAACTCAATCTTAAGGAGATGACCACCGAGAATATCATTAAAGCCTTGAAAACCGGTGAGCTCGACGCAGGAATTATTTCTACTCCTTACGCCGCTGCCAATGAATTTTATCATGATTTTTTATTTAATGAAGAACTCATGATTTATGCGGCAGATGACAGTACAGTAGAAAAGAAAGACAGCTTCGTGGTTCCGGAAGATATCGATGTGCAGAAAGTGTGGCTTCTGGAAGAAGGAAACTGTCTGAGAACCCAGTTTGAAAACATTTGTGAATTAAAAGAAAATACGGTAAAGCCAAAGAATCTTGAGTTCGTTGCTTCCAATATCAATACATTGGTTCAACTGGTAGATAAATTAGGTGGGATCAGTATTCTCCCGGAGCTTGCTGTAGAACAATTAAGCGATCAGCAGAAAAAGAAAGTAAAAAGATTCAGAGCTCCTTTTCCTTACCGCGAGATTTCGGTAATTTATTATAAACCAACATACAAACAGAAAATTCTAGACGAACTGATTGAGTTTATTGCGGGCTCGTTGAATAGCAAACTTAATTACAACAAAAACCCGGATGAATTTGTCGGAATAAAACCGCAATAA
- a CDS encoding catalase, which translates to MSDRKLTNSSGIAYYDHEDSQTAGPRGPVLLQDFILQENLAHFVRERIPERVVHAKGTGAYGKFTVTHDISQFTKAKLFSKVGNSCRIFTRFSTVGGEKGSADTERDPRGFAVKFYTEDGNWDLVGNNTPVFFIKDAKKFPDFIHTQKRIPKTNLKSATMMWDFWSFNPESLHQVLILMSDRGTPYGYRHMHGFGSHTFSMINDSNERVWVKFHFKTKQEIKNFSHDDAVKMKGENPDFAQEDLMTAIEEGNFPKWTLYIQIMTGEQAKEFRWNPFDVTKVWFHDEFPLIEVGEMELNEIPVNYFAHVEQSTFSPSNLVNGISFSPDKMLQGRLFSYPDAHRYRVGANSHLLEVNRCPFAVNNYQRDGAMADSSQYKDAPNYYPNSFDEIKPQSAYKNFEEDLDSNHVANFSRNENDDDHYTQPGLLYTKAMNETDRQNLVSNIVASMKGITGPKRDEIINRQLCHFFRANIELGMKIAMALQVNIDSNMMSHSTK; encoded by the coding sequence ATGAGCGATCGCAAACTAACCAACTCGTCCGGAATTGCTTATTACGACCACGAAGATTCCCAAACAGCAGGCCCAAGAGGACCGGTTTTATTACAGGACTTCATCTTACAGGAAAATTTGGCTCATTTCGTCCGGGAAAGGATCCCCGAAAGAGTCGTACACGCAAAAGGTACTGGCGCATACGGGAAATTTACCGTAACCCATGATATTTCACAGTTCACCAAAGCCAAACTCTTTTCTAAAGTGGGAAATTCCTGCCGGATCTTCACAAGATTTTCTACCGTGGGCGGCGAAAAAGGAAGTGCAGATACAGAAAGAGACCCAAGAGGTTTTGCGGTGAAATTTTATACCGAAGATGGAAATTGGGATTTGGTCGGAAACAATACGCCGGTGTTTTTCATTAAAGACGCTAAAAAATTTCCGGATTTTATTCATACCCAAAAACGAATTCCAAAAACGAATCTAAAAAGCGCAACGATGATGTGGGATTTCTGGAGTTTTAATCCGGAATCACTGCACCAGGTTTTAATATTGATGTCGGATCGGGGAACCCCTTATGGCTATAGGCACATGCACGGTTTCGGATCTCACACTTTTTCAATGATTAACGATTCGAATGAAAGAGTTTGGGTGAAGTTCCACTTTAAAACAAAACAGGAAATAAAAAATTTCAGTCATGATGATGCCGTGAAAATGAAGGGAGAAAATCCGGATTTCGCACAGGAAGATTTAATGACCGCGATTGAAGAAGGCAACTTCCCAAAATGGACCTTGTATATCCAGATAATGACCGGTGAGCAGGCCAAAGAATTTCGCTGGAATCCTTTTGATGTTACTAAAGTTTGGTTCCATGATGAATTCCCTTTAATTGAAGTGGGCGAAATGGAACTGAATGAAATTCCGGTCAATTATTTTGCTCATGTAGAACAGTCTACCTTTTCACCGAGCAATTTAGTTAACGGAATCAGTTTTTCTCCGGACAAAATGTTGCAGGGCCGTCTTTTTTCTTACCCGGATGCACACCGATACAGAGTTGGCGCAAACTCCCATTTGCTGGAAGTAAACCGCTGCCCTTTTGCGGTGAACAATTACCAAAGAGATGGCGCGATGGCCGATTCCAGCCAATACAAAGATGCACCCAACTACTACCCCAACAGTTTTGATGAAATCAAACCACAATCTGCGTATAAAAATTTCGAAGAAGACCTGGACAGCAATCATGTTGCGAACTTTAGCCGGAATGAAAATGATGACGACCATTATACCCAACCGGGATTATTGTACACCAAAGCAATGAATGAAACAGACCGGCAAAATCTGGTCTCAAACATTGTAGCTTCGATGAAAGGGATTACCGGACCGAAAAGAGATGAAATTATCAATCGTCAATTGTGTCATTTCTTCCGGGCAAACATCGAACTGGGAATGAAAATCGCCATGGCTTTACAGGTTAATATTGATTCGAACATGATGAGTCATTCTACAAAATAG